In the Glycine max cultivar Williams 82 chromosome 6, Glycine_max_v4.0, whole genome shotgun sequence genome, GCCACAAAACGAGACTCTCCCCTAGGACAGAGCCACGTGTCTCGGTGTCGTCCATGTGATACATGGGCAGCCTCAAAGCACTCAAAAATATCTTTGAGAGAGTGGgtttaaattaatatcttttctGCCGGCGGGGCCCACTCAGCGGCAATTGTCCCACACATAAAATATCCACATGAAATGAAATTCGGATATTTTTTGGAAAGAAGCGAAGTTAATAAGAaccaaagaaataaataaataaaaaagcggGTGAAAAAATATCCACCACCAAACCCACCCACGAGAACCCAATGGCTTTTTGGCTTTAGATCTTTGGTCGAAAACCAGATCTCATTGCTGACGTGGATCATGTGGGCCACCTCTTCCAAGTGTCTAGATATTTTCCCAAACCAGGATATTTTCGGCAGCCGTTGGATCCGAGGTCGTTTAACGCTCGTGTCTCATCCCACGCCGTTCGATCCTCCCGCTGTTAAACTTAACGGTGTCTGTGCCTGTCCAACCTTTCTTCCATATATCGccttttttctttgttgctttcttattttttacccTCCAAATTTCGATACGAGATATTGTGTGCTTGTTCAGAGTGGTTTTGGTTTGGTTCCCCAGCAGATTCTGAATTCTGATGCTATAGTACCATTCCATGCCAGAGGTGGTGATGAGTGGAGAGAAGAACTCACTGGGAGTGGAGGGGCTTGCGAAGGAAGATAGTGGTGGAAGTGGGAGCAAGGGTGGTGCTGCTCATTTGAAGGGCTTTATGAGGTGGGAGAAGTTCTTGCCCAAGATGATTTTGAGGGTGCTATTGGTTGAAGCAGATGATTCCACCAGACAGATTATTGCCGCGCTTCTCAGAAAATGCAGCTACAAAGGTAACACCACcttcttttattgcttcttTCCTTTAATTTCATCAGGATAGTTCTGTTTTGGTTATTTGTTCGTTCTTTGGTGTGAATTcgggtttgtgtttgttttttcttttttttgtttattttattcattcgaCTCGACCTGGATATGGAACTTGCTTGTTTGTTGCTTCTTTTATGGTCAAGattataatttacttttttttatgcaaCTAAACTTGTACTGTTTGTTTGCTATGTTTGCATTATGTTTGTCTCTGCTCAATTTCCTGTTTTTGTGGCTTGCTGCTAAGttgcttattttaaaataaagcgtGTGTAGATTTGGTCGGATTGTTCTGCTTTTTCCTCTGTCACTCTTCTGATTTTTTGAAGGATGAAACCgtgaatttgattgattgtaAGCATGGGCTTCTTTTCTGGGGTCTTTGTCATTAAGGGTATTGACCAGACCCAATGAAAAGGGGGAAGAAAGAGCAAGATGAAGAAGCTATTAGTATATTCAAGACTTCTGAGTCCCAATTTGAGAAAGGAATGACATATGATCTTCGGTATTATAAAGTGTGCCAGCAGTCTAAAAGCTTATGATGAGGATttaatattgaaaagaaaaaaaattagggaaAGAAGTGAAAAATTGTGTGCACAAAACATGGgcctttttgtttattttatatagttgtaatatttttttcttttttaaagaaattatctaTTCTCTTACAGGTTATGTGATGGGGATCTGGGTTCAATGAAAGTCTAAGGATCTAATGGCTCCTTTCCACTTGCTTTAAGAGTCTTGGCAGTCTGGAAACTACAGGCTTACATGATAGTGATACAATTGTTTTCTTAcatgatataattattttcagttGTCTATTTGCCATGAAATTTCTATTATTGACCTTTCTTCTTGTTTGAAACTTTTAATGTGAGAAAATTAAGTACTTGAAACTAATTTACACAATATTAGAACTTCAAAATAACTTTGTTCATCTGCTTTGAGCAGTGGCTGCTGTTCCTGATGGCTTGAAGGCGTGGGAATTACTGAAGGGAAGACCACACAATGTTGATCTAATTCTGACAGAAGTGGATTTGCCATCCGTATCTGGCTATGCACTTCTCACATTAATTATGGAGCACGAGATTTGCAAAAACATCCCTGTTATAAGTATGATATCCAAGATAAATGTTTTAGCTGCTATGGAATTTTCCAGCTTTGTTAATAATACCTCAAGTAACTgatctgcattttttttaatgtttttcagTGATGTCTTCCCAAGATTCAATTAGCACAGTATACAAATGCATGTTGAGAGGTGCTGCTGATTATCTTGTTAAGCCCAttagaaaaaatgaattgaGGAACTTGTGGCAACATGTTTGGAGAAGACAATCAGTAGGACTTCTATTCATTCATTTTTcagttcttttttcctttttttacttaaatactcagatattaatatattattgacaactgattgaattttaatttattatttattttctctgtcAGTCAACCACAGGCATTAATGGTCCCCAAGATGAGAGTGTTGCACAACAGAAGGTTGAAGCCACTGCAGAAAATAATGCTGCTAGTAATCGTTCAAGTGGTGATGCTGCTTGCATTCAGAGAAATATGGAATTAATTGAGAAAGGAAGTGATGCACAGGTTAGTTTTCCAgacctataattttttttaatattattgcaGTTATTTGAAGACATTTGTAGCAAAGACAAAGAACAACACCATCAAGTACATTAGGTATATCACTTGACTAGCCAGGGGCTGTAGAGCTTCGATGGAATCATCTAATTATCATTCTATTTCCTTTTCTTGGTTAATTCATTGCAAATGAGAATGTTTCTTCTAAGATGCTTGGATAATATGATACTACATTCGTAATAGTCTCCAATGTTGACACTTTTGCATGCTAATCTCTGTTAAGCTTGGAAATTCTATCATATCAATGTCTGAAATTGTCCACCAGTTATTTCCTAtgcagtttttctttttaactgcTTTGGAATACTACCAAAAGCCAAACACCTTTGGGAATGGCAGCAGTCCTCTAAAAATTTACATTTAGTCAGTATACGTCAAATGCATAATGTTTGCCAGtagatatttatgtatttttataaacCTCTTATAgttaaaagaaattttctttCAGTATGGGTTGTCTATATGAAGTTTTCATGTAGAGACTAAATGATTGCTTTCTGTTGCAGAGCTCTTGTACGAAGCCTGACTGTGAAGCTGAGAGTGGCCCTGTCGATAACATCGATAACATCCAGGAATTTTCTCCGCTGAAATGTGGGGAAGCGTATCCAAGTGGAACAGAGACACAACAGGTTGAAACAAGCATTCGCTTAGGCCAGACATTAATGATGCATGCCAGTCATGCTGGAGGTAAGTTTCTGCTTCTTTACTTATACCATTACTTGATAAGGAAGAATATCCAAAATTTAACCTAACTTATTTTTCTGTTTAGGATTAAATGTGAGCATCTGCAAAAATGGTGAGGCAAGCACAACTGATGCTGATCCAGAGCATTTTGGGAATGGCATCAGTGGTGAGGCTCATGACAATCACTATGTTCAAATGAACTCTTCCAAGGAAGCCATTGACTTCATTGGAGCATTTCATACTCATCCAATCTGCACCCTGAAAAATTCCACAGTTAATTGCACGGGCAAGTTTGACCTTTCTCCTCAATTGGATCTTTCTCTGAGAAGATCTCGTCCCAGCAGCTTTGAGAATGAACTCACTGAAGAAAGGCACACCCTGATGCATTCTAATGCTTCAGCTTTCAAGCGGTAACTGCTAAAAACCCttgttattcttattttaaatctttttgaAGTTACTTCCAGTTCTCATTATCTGGTAGAATCAGTTGGTTGCTTGTATTTGTCTGCACatcttccttatttatttaatttactacAAATGAGTTCAAGGGATGTTGCATCTTAAACAAACTAACTAGAGTGGAAATATTCTCAGAACTATGTAAACATTTTaagttttgataaataaattttacatagtttgatttgtttcctttttaGGATGGGGAAGAGGTGGTAACTGCCCTGCTGAATTTCTATATTTCTAAATGCTTATCATTGAAATGGATTTTCATGCAGGTATACTAACAGGCAATTGCAAATCTCGACGCCTGCAGTGTTAATTAACTTCTCTGATCAACAAAGACAACAGATAGCAAATTGTGAAAAAAACATCTCACGCATCGCTACTGGCTGCAACTCAGATAGTTCAACACCTAGTATGCAAAGATGTATCGTGTCTCCAACTACAGTCCAATCAAAAGAACCTGAACTTGCAACCTCACACTCCCAGCCAGGGCATTCTCTCCCAATTCCTGTAAAGGGTGTAAGGTTCAATGATCTATGCACAACCTATGGTTCTGTATTTCCTTCAGTGTTTCGTGCCCAGTCAGGTTCACCAGCAATGCCAAGTCCAAATTCAGTTATGCTCCTTGAACCAAACTTTCAAGTCAATGCATTTTATCAGTCAAATATGAAAGAGAGTAGTTCAGAGCAGCTTTATGAACCTGGTGGTCCAAATGGAAACACCACCCAAAACCACATTGTGTACACACAGGAGCACAAATCAGAAAATGCAGAAGATCAAGGACATATCTCTCCTACCACTGATCAAAGTGTTTCAAGTAGTTTCTGCAATGGAAATGCAAGCCATCTTAACAGCATTGGTTATGGAAGCAACTGTGGAAGTAGCAGCAATGTTGATCAAGTTAACACTGTCTGGGCAGCTTCAGAGGGCAAGCATAAAGACCTCACAAGCAATGCAAACTCTCATCGATCTATCCAAAGAGAAGCAGCTCTAAACAAATTCCGCTTGAAAAGGAAAGAGAGATGCTATGAGAAGAAGGTTTGCCACTACCAgtataacttttatattatacAATGACTATCATTGTTTCAAAATATGCTAacttttttcttatactttttaACAGGTTCGATATGAGAGCAGAAAGAAACTAGCAGAGCAGCGTCCCAGAGTGAAAGGACAATTTGTGCGTCAAGTGCATCCTGATCCTCTTGTTGCAGAAAAAGATTGCAAAGAATATGAtcattcacatatttctgacACACTGGAGAGGAGAGCATGAATTCCTTAGTATATAGTtgcttcaaaattttgttttcccGAATCCTTAAATACCAGAAGCACTTGATCTGTATATGCTTTCTAAAACCGTTTTTCTCATTTGCCCTTTCTGTAGATCGTGATATATAATATACCTGATGTATATCATTGTAATTTTACAGTCTTTAGGGATCTTCGtgcatcattatttatttatttataaggaGTTGTTT is a window encoding:
- the LOC100777119 gene encoding two-component response regulator-like PRR95, which encodes MPEVVMSGEKNSLGVEGLAKEDSGGSGSKGGAAHLKGFMRWEKFLPKMILRVLLVEADDSTRQIIAALLRKCSYKVAAVPDGLKAWELLKGRPHNVDLILTEVDLPSVSGYALLTLIMEHEICKNIPVIMMSSQDSISTVYKCMLRGAADYLVKPIRKNELRNLWQHVWRRQSSTTGINGPQDESVAQQKVEATAENNAASNRSSGDAACIQRNMELIEKGSDAQSSCTKPDCEAESGPVDNIDNIQEFSPLKCGEAYPSGTETQQVETSIRLGQTLMMHASHAGGLNVSICKNGEASTTDADPEHFGNGISGEAHDNHYVQMNSSKEAIDFIGAFHTHPICTLKNSTVNCTGKFDLSPQLDLSLRRSRPSSFENELTEERHTLMHSNASAFKRYTNRQLQISTPAVLINFSDQQRQQIANCEKNISRIATGCNSDSSTPSMQRCIVSPTTVQSKEPELATSHSQPGHSLPIPVKGVRFNDLCTTYGSVFPSVFRAQSGSPAMPSPNSVMLLEPNFQVNAFYQSNMKESSSEQLYEPGGPNGNTTQNHIVYTQEHKSENAEDQGHISPTTDQSVSSSFCNGNASHLNSIGYGSNCGSSSNVDQVNTVWAASEGKHKDLTSNANSHRSIQREAALNKFRLKRKERCYEKKVRYESRKKLAEQRPRVKGQFVRQVHPDPLVAEKDCKEYDHSHISDTLERRA